In Helianthus annuus cultivar XRQ/B chromosome 3, HanXRQr2.0-SUNRISE, whole genome shotgun sequence, a single window of DNA contains:
- the LOC110930717 gene encoding glyoxysomal fatty acid beta-oxidation multifunctional protein MFP-a isoform X1 produces the protein MGGKTTISVGSDGVAIITIINPPVNSLSVDVLLSLKESFDEALQRDDVKAIVVTGAKGKFSGGFDINAFGGIQGGKAMTTGLASKPGYVSIDILSDTVEAARKPSVAAIDGLALGGGLEVAMACHARIATSSAQLGLPELQLGIIPGFGGTQRLPRLVGLAKALEMMLTSKPLRGEEAHNLGLVDAIVPGDELVDIARKWALDILARRKPWVPSLYKTDKIEPLGEAREILNFARAQARKQAPNLQHPQVCIDVIEEGIVSGPRAGLIKEYESFQVLLKSDTCKSLIHVFFAQRGTTKVPGVTDLGLKPRQIRKVAILGGGLMGSGIATALILNGYQVILKEVNQKFLDAGLGRVKANLTSSVKKGKLTQEKFEKTITRLKGALDYESFKDVDMVIEAVIENVSLKQQIFSDLEKYCSPNCILASNTSTIDLNLVGEKTKSHDRIIGAHFFSPAHVMPLLEIVRTSKTSPQTVVDLLDVGKKIRKTPVVVGNCTGFAVNRMFFPYTQAALLLVERGADVYKIDRAITKFGMPMGPFRLCDLVGFGVAVATGSQFVLNFPERTYKSMLIPLMQEDKRAGETTRKGFYVYDDKRKASPDPEIKKYIDKAREISGISVDPKLGKLSDKDIIEMVFFPVVNEACRVYAEGIAVKAADLDIAGVMGMGFPPYRGGIMFWGDLVGSKYIHERLNEWSMMYGGFFKPCDYLAQRAALGAPLSAPLDQSKSRL, from the exons ATGGGCGGCAAAACAACGATCTCAGTTGGGTCCGATGGGGTGgctatcatcaccatcattaatCCACCTGTTAACTCACTTTCTGTTGATG TACTTCTCAGCTTAAAAGAAAGTTTTGATGAAGCACTACAAAGGGATGATGTGAAGGCAATTGTTGTTACAG GTGCAAAAGGCAAATTTTCTGGTGGTTTTGATATCAATGCATTTGGTGGAATCCAAGGTGGAAAAG CAATGACAACTGGACTGGCATCAAAACCTGGCTACGTATCAATTGATATTCTGTCTGATACCGTGGAAG CTGCAAGAAAACCGTCTGTTGCTGCTATTGACGGGCTTGCTTTAGGTGGAGGATTGGAGGTTGCAATG GCTTGCCATGCTAGAATAGCTACTTCTTCCGCTCAATTAGGCTTGCCTGAACTGCAGCTCGGTATCATTCCTGGATTTGGAG GAACTCAACGGCTTCCACGACTTGTGGGTCTTGCAAAGGCCCTTGAAATGATGCTG ACATCAAAGCCACTCCGGGGAGAAGAAGCTCATAATTTAGGCCTTGTGGACGCAATCGTACCAGGGGATGAGTTAGTAGACATTGCGCGTAAATGGGCCTTAGATATACTGGCCCGTAGAAAACCATGGGTTCCAAGTCTTTACAAAACCGATAAAATAGAGCCACTTGGCGAGGCCCGTGAAATACTTAACTTTGCTAGAGCTCAAGCCCGTAAACAAGCACCCAATCTACAACATCCACAAGTTTGCATCGATGTTATTGAAGAAGGCATTGTCTCAGGCCCACGTGCCGGATTAATTAAG GAATATGAATCATTTCAAGTTCTGTTAAAGTCGGATACTTGCAAAAGCTTGATTCATGTCTTCTTTGCCCAACGTGGTACTACAAAG GTACCCGGGGTCACTGATCTCGGTTTGAAACCGAGACAAATAAGAAAGGTTGCTATTCTTGGAGGAGGTCTGATGGGGTCCGGAATAGCAACGGCTTTAATTCTAAATGGGTATCAAGTTATCTTGAAAGAAGTCAATCAAAAGTTCCTAGATGCTGGATTAGGCAGAGTCAAAG CTAATTTGACAAGCAGTGTCAAGAAAGGTAAGTTGACTCAAGAAAAGTTTGAGAAAACTATCACTCGTCTTAAGGGCGCTCTCGACTATGAAAGCTTTAAGGATGTGGATATGGTGATAGAG GCTGTTATTGAGAATGTCTCGTTGAAACAACAAATATTTTCCGATTTGGAAAAATACTGCTCGCCAAATTGTATACTTGCAAGTAACACCTCAACGATTGACTTGAATCTAGTTGGCGAGAAGACAAAGTCTCATGATCGGATAATCGGGGCCCACTTTTTCAG CCCAGCTCACGTGATGCCACTTTTGGAAATCGTACGGACATCAAAAACATCACCTCAAACAGTGGTCGACTTGCTGGATGTCGGGAAAAAGATACGAAAAACGCCAGTTGTGGTGGGGAATTGCACAGGGTTTGCTGTTAACCGGATGTTTTTCCCGTATACTCAAGCAGCTCTTTTGCTAGTAGAACGTGGGGCTGACGTTTATAAAATCGATCGAGCAATAACAAAGTTCGGAATGCCAATGGGCCCGTTCAGGCTGTGTGATCTTGTCGGTTTTGGTGTTGCAGTGGCAACCGGCTCACAGTTTGTTTTGAACTTTCCCGAAAGAACGTATAAATCGATGCTTATTCCACTCATGCAAGAGGATAAAAGAGCCG GTGAAACGACCCGCAAAGGTTTCTATGTGTACGATGATAAACGCAAAGCGAGTCCGGATCCCGAAATAAAGAAATACATCGACAAAGCTAGGGAAATTTCTGGCATCTCAGTTGATCCCAAG CTCGGGAAATTATCAGATAAAGACATAATAGAAATGGTGTTCTTTCCTGTCGTGAATGAGGCGTGTAGAGTATATGCAGAGGGTATCGCGGTAAAAGCAGCCGATTTGGATATCGCTGGTGTTATGGGAATGGGATTTCCACCTTACAG GGGAGGGATTATGTTCTGGGGAGATTTGGTTGGATCTAAGTACATTCATGAGAGGTTGAATGAGTGGTCGATGATGTACGGAGGGTTCTTCAAGCCGTGTGACTATTTGGCTCAGCGAGCTGCACTTGGGGCTCCTTTG AGTGCACCGTTGGATCAATCAAAATCGCGGTTATGA